In Modestobacter versicolor, a single genomic region encodes these proteins:
- a CDS encoding DUF885 family protein, with protein sequence MSAWDDVQALGAEIWAWRRLQAPRSRDDIPRMERPPSWVPRFAAADVEAARETRAGFADRLAALDLAGADVATRVDAALLGSVLARVHWELDVLRSWQRDPSFWVDQTLGTVFDALVQPPPFDEPRVAALRTRLEAIPGLVDTAREVLAGHAERELAGVAVSMLGDAGGRLTTAIGALPGPAAAALGPAAREAGAALDRFTGWLTAEGPGMPPFRPVGREAFTAFLREVALAPEPLDWMVDAGRTEFARAVTMEAVATAAAAGVPEPPLPATVADHVADEVRAEADVRAWYAERGLLRIPAGLGAYTFAPRPPWLAPLVGLGVTDDLLSPSRVGEDPVSYAPDPAPDLPFFYRANMLDPRLGVAHEGVHAVQLAWSWTHPDPIRREYVDSLANEGLAFYDEEMLLDSGLWSDAPHSRVVIARFLRLRALRVEVDVRLATGDISVDEAAQLLEERVPMDRETAQEEAAFFAGTPGQALTYLVGKLQIQALLADLVAAQGEAFDLRAFHERLWLEGNVPLALQRWELLGTEPSFVG encoded by the coding sequence ATGAGCGCATGGGACGACGTGCAGGCGCTGGGCGCGGAGATCTGGGCCTGGCGGCGGCTGCAGGCACCGCGCTCGCGCGACGACATCCCGCGGATGGAGCGGCCCCCGTCCTGGGTGCCGCGGTTCGCCGCCGCCGATGTCGAGGCAGCCCGGGAGACCCGCGCCGGGTTCGCCGACCGGCTGGCGGCGCTGGACCTGGCCGGCGCGGACGTCGCCACCCGGGTCGACGCCGCGCTGCTGGGCTCGGTGCTGGCCCGGGTGCACTGGGAGCTGGACGTGCTGCGCTCGTGGCAGCGCGACCCGTCGTTCTGGGTCGACCAGACCCTCGGCACCGTCTTCGACGCGCTGGTGCAGCCGCCGCCGTTCGACGAGCCCCGGGTCGCGGCGCTGCGCACCCGGCTGGAGGCGATCCCGGGGCTGGTCGACACCGCGCGCGAGGTGCTCGCCGGGCACGCCGAGCGCGAGCTCGCCGGGGTCGCGGTGAGCATGCTCGGGGACGCCGGCGGCCGGCTGACCACCGCGATCGGCGCGCTGCCCGGGCCGGCCGCCGCGGCGCTCGGGCCCGCCGCCAGGGAGGCCGGTGCCGCGCTGGACCGGTTCACCGGGTGGCTGACCGCCGAGGGCCCGGGGATGCCGCCGTTCCGGCCGGTGGGCCGGGAGGCCTTCACCGCCTTCCTGCGTGAGGTGGCGCTGGCGCCGGAGCCGCTGGACTGGATGGTCGACGCCGGGCGCACCGAGTTCGCCCGCGCGGTGACCATGGAGGCGGTGGCGACGGCTGCCGCCGCGGGGGTGCCCGAGCCGCCGCTGCCGGCCACCGTGGCCGACCACGTCGCCGACGAGGTGCGCGCCGAGGCCGACGTCCGCGCCTGGTACGCCGAGCGCGGGCTGCTCCGGATCCCGGCCGGGCTGGGCGCCTACACCTTCGCGCCGCGCCCGCCCTGGCTGGCACCGCTGGTCGGGCTGGGCGTCACCGACGACCTGCTCTCGCCGTCCCGGGTCGGCGAGGACCCGGTCAGCTACGCCCCGGACCCGGCGCCGGACCTGCCGTTCTTCTACCGGGCCAACATGCTCGACCCGCGGCTGGGCGTGGCGCACGAGGGCGTGCACGCCGTCCAGCTGGCCTGGTCCTGGACCCACCCCGACCCGATCCGCCGGGAGTACGTCGACAGCCTCGCCAACGAGGGCCTGGCCTTCTACGACGAGGAGATGCTGCTGGACTCCGGGCTGTGGTCCGACGCGCCGCACAGCCGGGTGGTGATCGCCCGGTTCCTGCGGCTGCGCGCGCTGCGGGTCGAGGTCGACGTCCGGCTGGCGACCGGGGACATCTCCGTCGACGAGGCCGCGCAGCTGCTCGAGGAGCGGGTGCCGATGGACCGCGAGACGGCGCAGGAGGAGGCGGCGTTCTTCGCCGGCACGCCCGGCCAGGCGCTGACCTACCTGGTCGGGAAGCTGCAGATCCAGGCGCTGCTCGCCGACCTGGTGGCCGCCCAGGGCGAGGCGTTCGACCTGCGCGCCTTCCACGAGCGGCTGTGGCTGGAGGGCAACGTGCCGCTGGCCCTGCAGCGCTGGGAGCTGCTGGGCACCGAGCCGTCCTTCGTCGGCTGA
- a CDS encoding aldo/keto reductase produces MATVPTITLNNGIEIPQLGFGVYQVKPEETAQAVQTALEVGYRHIDTAEMYGNEAGVGEGIRNSGIPREEVFVTSKLNNGFHAHDDALRAFDGTLEALQFDHVDLFLIHWPLPGIDVDFVETWKAMEEIYASGRAKSIGVSNFSAHHLRKLHGETQVIPAVNQIEVHPYLAQDELRAFNAQHQIATEAWSPIAQGKVLDDPAILRVAQRVGKTPAQVTLRWHVQRGDIVFPKSVTRSRIEENFAIFDFELSEDDLREITALDRNERTGPDPDTFNYIPS; encoded by the coding sequence ATGGCCACCGTGCCCACGATCACCCTGAACAACGGCATCGAGATCCCGCAGCTGGGGTTCGGCGTCTACCAGGTCAAGCCCGAGGAGACCGCCCAGGCGGTGCAGACCGCCCTCGAGGTCGGCTACCGGCACATCGACACCGCGGAGATGTACGGCAACGAGGCCGGCGTCGGCGAGGGGATCCGCAACTCCGGCATCCCGCGCGAGGAGGTCTTCGTGACCTCCAAGCTGAACAACGGCTTCCACGCCCATGACGACGCGCTGCGGGCCTTCGACGGCACGCTGGAGGCGCTCCAGTTCGACCACGTCGACCTGTTCCTCATCCACTGGCCGCTGCCGGGCATCGACGTCGACTTCGTCGAGACGTGGAAGGCGATGGAGGAGATCTACGCCTCCGGCCGCGCCAAGTCGATCGGCGTCTCCAACTTCAGCGCCCACCACCTGCGCAAGCTGCACGGCGAGACCCAGGTCATCCCGGCGGTGAACCAGATCGAGGTGCACCCCTACCTCGCCCAGGACGAGCTGCGCGCGTTCAACGCCCAGCACCAGATCGCCACCGAGGCCTGGTCGCCGATCGCGCAGGGCAAGGTGCTCGACGACCCGGCGATCCTGCGGGTGGCCCAGCGCGTCGGGAAGACCCCGGCCCAGGTCACGCTGCGCTGGCACGTCCAGCGGGGCGACATCGTCTTCCCGAAGTCGGTGACCCGCAGCCGGATCGAGGAGAACTTCGCGATCTTCGACTTCGAGCTCTCCGAGGACGACCTGCGCGAGATCACCGCGCTGGACCGCAACGAGCGCACCGGCCCCGACCCGGACACGTTCAACTACATCCCGAGCTGA